In a single window of the Antedon mediterranea chromosome 1, ecAntMedi1.1, whole genome shotgun sequence genome:
- the LOC140047812 gene encoding glucose-induced degradation protein 4 homolog, which translates to MSKDMPGLKLDPPPPINCQQPGVAKSVLYSGSKFKGQQKSKGSCYTVEVELQHVDEQNCYLCGYLRIKGLTEEYPTLTTFFDGEIISDKHPFLTRKWDADEDVDKKHWGQFPSFFKFATIFNSDSFKYDQLENDDFIYMRWKEHFLVPDHRIRDINGASFAGFYYICYQKSKGAIDGYYYHKSSEWFQSLNLEHVPDHSMPIYVFR; encoded by the exons ATGTCAAAAGATATGCCTGGACTAAAGTTGGACCCACCTCCGCCAATTAACTGTCAACAACCTGGTGTTGCTAAGTCTGTTTTATACAGCGGTTCCAAATTTAAAGGCCAACAAAAAAGCAAAGGCAGTTGCTATACAGTTGAAGTTGAACTTCAG CATGTAGATGAACAAAACTGTTACCTTTGTGGGTACCTTCGAATCAAAGGACTGACGGAGGAATATCCCACACTTACTACCTTCTTTGATGGAGAGATCATAAGTGACAAACATCCGTTCCTGACACGCAAGTGGGATGCTGATGAAGACGTTGATAAAAAACATTGG ggtCAGTTTCCATCATTTTTCAAGTTTGCAACCATCTTTAATTCGGATTCATTTAAATATGATCAACTTGAAAATGATGATTTTATCTACATGAGATGGAAG GAGCATTTCTTGGTGCCAGATCACAGGATTCGTGACATCAATGGAGCATCTTTTGCTGGTTTTTATTATATCTGTTACCAGAAGTCAAAGGGCGCCATCGACGGATACTATTATCACAAAAGCTCAGAATG GTTTCAGTCGTTGAATTTAGAACACGTACCAGATCACAGCATGCCAATTTACGTTTTCCGATGA
- the LOC140061563 gene encoding ATP synthase mitochondrial F1 complex assembly factor 2-like produces MAFKTLANQCLSSTLLKSRIPAANMLKRGFRERKKIYKSVSITESEGVFEINLDQRKLKTPSGKLFQVPSEALAIAVCTEWDKQTDIIKQHTMQMTTLCNTALDNPTGRNKEQVITSILHFLDTDTVCYRQELPVDLVELQTREWDPLLDWFNSRYETDITSTQSIMPPAVPDETRAKLKQHLLTHNEWALFGYESAVQSLKSIVVAFALMDRHIHVERAMALSRLEEEFQISKWGEVEWGHRIDHMDLQARVAAATLFVHLVTETTHKIKKIAV; encoded by the exons ATGGCATTTAAAACATTGGCAAATCAATGTTTGTCTTCAACGCTTTTAAAATCTAGAATTCCTGCTGCAAACATGCTAAAAAGGGGTTTTAGAG AAAGGAAGAAAATTTACAAATCAGTGAGCATTACTGAGTCGGAAGGTGTGTTTGAGATTAATCTTGACCAACGCAAGTTAAAGACACCATCTGGAAAGCTCTTCCAGGTTCCAAGTGAAGCCTTGGCTATTGCTGTATGCACGGAGTgggacaaacagacagacattATAAAACAACACACTATGCAGatg ACAACTTTATGCAACACTGCCCTTGATAATCCAACTGGTAGAAATAAAGAACAAGTGATAACATCAATACTTCATTTTCTTGACACAGACACAGTGTG ttACAGACAAGAATTACCGGTTGACCTTGTTGAACTTCAGACAAGAGAATGGGACCCGCTGTTAGACTGGTTCAACTCTCGATACGAGACTGATATCACATCTACACAATCTATCATGCCACCTGCAGTACCAGACGAAACACGAGCCAAGCTGAAACAGCATTTGTTGACGCACAACGAGTGGGCATTATTCG GCTATGAAAGCGCAGTACAATCGTTGAAATCTATAGTTGTTGCATTTGCTCTTATGGATAGACATATTCACGTTGAACGAGCAATGGCGCTGTCCAGGTTAGAAGAAGAATTCCAA ATTTCTAAATGGGGTGAAGTTGAATGGGGTCATCGAATTGATCACATGGATCTACAAGCAAGAGTAGCAGCTGCCACATTGTTTGTACACCTGGTAACAGAGACGACGcataaaattaagaaaattgCAGTATGA
- the LOC140061521 gene encoding dynein regulatory complex subunit 3-like: protein MSRLYDTVEPSVIEEDMLQKAVEEQGPKEEAGKIAKSEGIDFGDVLQLRLDFKNILKIDNLWQFTSLVKLQLDNNIIERIEGLDALVNLVWLDLSFNNIEIIEGLYKLGKLEDLTLYNNRIAALENMASLTNLHVFSVGNNKLSSLENLVYLRRFRNLQTLNLNGNAFCDDDNYKPFVVAHIPSLVYLDFRLIDGNTREAAVEKYRYAIEELVADETAAELKEKGRKQQQEEYARQKAAYVENLNGPYLFDSMFTDDPEAVNLAALPGVDELLLSYKEKMVVICQQVFEFGLKEFDRREHDVQEFYACIQEAKDENKKDAINEIKKFNQYRKKMFAEFSQISDPNVLKGRVDEYKEEVDALLDKLMGLEMQIVDQLEDTIKEFERNMADFVATFVENVQGLISQIRDLENIHHERLLETAIATLEKYMKNELDDDLPEDLKMLFVDKDTISNAVSASHDVHMLKIDNREDDIIQRANGWMASLIERIHNEEEVKRNRDRVKEIGNFIDHLGDELELLDLQGAL from the exons atgagTCGTCTGTATGATACAGTTGAGCCGTCAGTGATTGAGGAGGATATGTTACAGAAAGCAGTAGAAGAACAAGGACCGAAAGAAGAAGCTGGCAAAATAGCAAAATCTGAAGGGATTGATTTTGGTGACGTTCTTCAATTAAGACTAGACTTCAAAA aTATTCTTAAAATTGATAATTTGTGGCAGTTTACAAGCCTTGTCAAGTTACAATTAGATAACAACATTATTGAACGAATCGAGGGCCTTGATGCATTGGTCAATTTGGTGTGGTTAG ATTTGTCATTTAACAATATTGAAATCATCGAAGGGTTATACAAGCTAGGGAAACTTGAGGACCTGACATTATACAACAACAGGATAGCAGCACTGGAGAACATGGCAAGCCTGACAAACCTACATGTGTTCTCAGTTGGCAACAACAAGCTCTCTAGCCTGgaaaat CTTGTTTACCTGAGAAGGTTTCGAAATCTTCAGACATTAAATCTCAATGGGAATGCCTTTTGCGATGATGATAACTACAAGCCGTTTGTTGTCGCGCATATTCCATCACTGGTGTATTTAGATTTTAGGCTAATTGATGGCAACACA AGAGAAGCTGCAGTAGAAAAGTATAGATATGCCATTGAAGAGCTGGTTGCAGATGAGACGGCAGCAGAGCTGAAAGAGAAAGGCAGGAAGCAACAACAAGAAGAATATGCCAGGCAGAAG GCTGCTTATGTGGAGAATCTGAATGGACCTTACCTATTTGACAGTATGTTCACAGACGACCCTGAAGCAGTGAATCTTGCAGCCTTACCAGGAGTTGATGAGTTACTTCTTT catataaagaaaaaatggTGGTGATCTGTCAGCAGGTGTTTGAGTTCGGTCTAAAGGAGTTTGACAGACGAGAACATGATGTCCAAGAGTTCTACGCTTGCATTCAAGAAGCAAAggatgaaaacaaaaaagatgCCATCAATGAAATAAAGAAGTTTAACCAATACAGAAAGAAG aTGTTTGCAGAGTTTAGTCAGATTAGTGACCCCAATGTATTGAAAGGTCGTGTAGATGAATACAAGGAGGAAGTAGATGCATTGTTGGACAAACTGATGGGCCTGGAGATGCAAATTGTTGACCAACTTGAG GATACTATCAAAGAATTTGAGAGAAACATGGCAGATTTCGTTGCAACATTTGTAGAGAATGTACAGGGACT GATATCACAGATACGTGATTTAGAAAACATTCACCATGAGCGGCTGTTGGAGACCGCCATCGCTACGTTGGAAAAGTATATGAAAAATGAACTTGATGACGATCTCCCTGAGGATCTTAAAATG TTATTTGTTGACAAAGACACAATTTCAAACGCTGTTAGCGCATCTCACGACGTGCACATGTTGAAGATTGACAACAGGGAGGACGACATTATACAGAGAGCAAACGGCTGGATGGCAAGTCTAATAGAAAGGATCCATAACGAGGAAGAAGTGAAGCGTAACAGAGATCGTGTGAAAGAAATCGGTAACTTTATTGATCATCTTGGAGATGAGCTAGAATTATTGGACTTGCAGGGAGCTTTGTAA